The Arabidopsis thaliana chromosome 5, partial sequence genomic interval GTGTAATCATTTTGGAGGGCGAAAATACGCGTAGCCTGCGAAGAATGCTTGGAAAATGGTAAGCAGAATAAGTACCAAAGCAGCAAAAGATGATAGAAATGTCCACGGACTTTTGAAATATGTGTACTTGACTCCTGCCCAGTGTACATGGTATCCTTGTGAAGTGTACTTGTTGACTCCCTCGAACACATTTGCCAAGTAACTTTTCGATATTGTGAACGAAATGTCTTTACCTGTATTCTTGAAGAACACAGATAATTGTTCTCCCGTTCCAAAATAGTTCTCTATGATACCTTTCTCGCTTAAGAACGTTGCATCATCTGCCGTGTTTATGAGGCAGCCCATGAAAGTAACATAGCTCGTCATTTCGGTCGTGCCTTGCACGTTAAATTGCTCAAAGGCGACGCAGTTGATTAAAAGCGAGCTGAAAAAGTCATCAAATAGTAGTGGCGGTATTTTAAGTACACCGTTCTTGAGAGTTATGTCAAGAGGTGtctcaaatttcttcttttgttggaattttATTCCTCGGAGTCGAAGTTTTCTAGCTGAGACAACCAACTTGAGGAAACGGCGAGGAGGCGGTGTTAGTGGTTTTGGATGTGGTTGTGTTagtgttggtggtggtggtggtagtggtggtgtttttgtttctattggTGGTGGTGTTGATGTCTCCCTTTGAACTTTATTTTTCCAAGGACTTAACATATTGAAGCATCTGGAACCGCAAAACATATTGGTCCACCTTTCTCCTTCGGCTTTTTTAGGTTGACTTGGTACGAAAGTCTTACGGATGAGATCAAGAAGATGGCTTGCATCAAGATTCATTCTTTCATCCCAAAATTTTTGTGGCCTTTTTATCGAATAGCCAAAAAAGTTGAAGATCATCTCATTTAAGCTAGTTTTAGTAGCTAACTTTGTTGTGTTAAAAAGATCTCGAAGAAGGAAAAGCGGAACCTGATTTTCAAGGAGGAGGAGATCACTTCGTAGAGTTGGTAAAATCCACCTCAACATGAAGATGGGATCCTCAAATGCTTTATGCGGAACCTTACGTGAAACCAAGAGGAACAACATAAGGATGAAGCAACCATCAAGAACCATGAGATCGATCAGCTCTACTTGATTAAGTTGTAGTTCCTCGGAGTAGGAATCTCGTATGAGATGTTCCTTTTTCCAGACCACGTTTTGCAAGTCTTCTATGCCCACGCCCTTTTTCGTAGTCTTGGACAAGAAGATATCAAGATATCGTTGTTTGTGCTGCTGGATCATCTTAAAACGTGCTTTATCCGCTTTATCGGCTTTATCGACTTTATCAGCTTTACCGTGATCATGGTGATAAGGACCGATCGAGACAATCTTCGGTTTGTACGCTGTATCATTGGATTGAACGAGAGTGTGAGGGATTCTAAAGATGCAACAAGATTGGTGAGCTGCTGAATTTCTCAGAAGTATTTTGGAATCTTCATCTACCCTTCGGATTTGTACGATGCAATCATCTTCCCCTGAAATTGTTGTGCTTCCTCCAGTGTGTTGCTTGGGAAGATACATGGCTCTCATCTAGtacttgtatttttcttgatcttttttctcttgacaagaaaatatcaaacgGTTTAGTGAACattaaaacgaaaacaaaatgattattgTAAGACCATCAAATGAATTAAAGACCGAAATAATGAATTAACAAGGTCTAACatttattatcatcaaaaaGTCACCTTATGATCTAAAAATTATGTCAAGAAAATTAGATAATTATATCAATTTGAcccaaaataacaataattatGCACCTCTTATATATTGGCTCAGTTATATATTCGAAAATCTACCCTTCAcctatatatgaaaaatttaagaaaacgAATTTTCAGAGTCATGTCTCTTCCCATGCAATCCATTGTATAAGCTGAATTGAGGATAACAAAGCTGCAGATTTCATTATGTAAGTTTTCATTATAAATGTAATGTTACTAATCATAATCTATATTTCATACATATGCATAGTAAAATAATGGTCTATGATAAGGAATAAGAATCCGACAAACAAGAATTACGACATGCGCTCCATCTCTGAATCAGCTAATCAAAGATtagatagaaagaaaagcagTCGTTGACTTTTACTTTCATGTGGCATTATAAAAAACGGATGGTTGTTATTATATACTTTCAACTTGATCTAGCTAGTTGCCTAGTTTGTTCGTCCAGACCACTACTagtattttgtaaataataccaattttacttttcttatagTAAGCTGTGAAAGACATGTGGTAATAGAAATTATATAGAGCAAATAATTACGAGTGTATTAAcgtaattttatattataaaatgcTAGTATTATATTAAGGGTGtcttaaaaataacaataaacccaacaaaagtgttttaaaGAATACATTTTTGACATACTGTCTCACCTTATCCTAGAAAATTACTTTTCAATattgatatttctttttaaaaattatgttaagacacttataaaaataatgcAATGGAAATGTTCTTAGGTTACATAAAGAATATTGACGTCATCAATAGGTGGTCTCATGCTCGTAGAATATCATTTGTAAATAATGTCGTTTTATATAATCCAAAAACAGACTTGAAACATAATGTAATTTCAGTTTTGTCATCATTAGCTTAGCTTATTCACCTAAAGAGTTAAACTTATATTGTTTATCAGTAAAAATATCTATAAGCTATAGAGGCTTCAGGCTTGCTTAAACAGTCCTTGTAATTACTTTCATAAATAGAATCTacgtataaaaatattatgattttatacACGTTTAATGCATGTGTGAAAAGgttaaaaatatacaaaatagaCTTCCACAAATAGTTCCACTCATCAAAATTAAACATGACCTTCGAGGCAGAACATCACGAGTTGACGTAATGGTGTATGTAATCTATTCATTTATGTAAGATTCTATGTTTTTAAGCAAatcgtttcttttttggtatcaaGCAAATCGTTTCATAATTAGCATATAATGTTTTCTAGTTTCTTTATCCTTTCAATGTGTCAAGCTTCATTTTCTATTAATCATTTTGAATAGACCGAACGCAAGAAGATGTGTGTGCTTCGGCCAATagcaagaaaaatcaaacccttgtaaatattacattttctcaaacaaaTCCGGTTTTACATATTCTACTTCTGCtccaaatatgaaaaatactTCGGTTCAAATCCGGTTCACCCTCAGGAATTTAAACTTTGTTATTCAccctattttattttgctaatCATAATATACcacttaattaaaaatattaaattataaaaattaatttgcCACCAAAAACAGTTATATATTAGTTTgagtttataagaaaatagttaagattaaaatttaataattaaacaagataaaatataggtttgagtttataaacgagtttagatttttttcaaCTAGATGAGGTTAATTGTTGGTATGAGTTTATAAAAAGGTttacattttacatttttaaacgaggttaaatatatcaatttgGGTTTAGAAAAAATGGTTAGGATTATAGACGTTAAAACTAAACGAGGTTAAATGTTGGTATGAGTTTGTAAAGGAGAATTATGgtttagtttgtaaataaACGAGGTCAAATTAAATGTTGGGTTTGgtttataaacatatttagattttacaattaaacgaggttaaatGTGAGTTTGGGATTAGAAAGAATGGttagaatttatattttacaattaaacaagGTTAAAATGTCGGTTTTGAGCTTTTAAAGATGAATgagagtttagattttataattaaacgaGATTATAGATCGATTTAGGTTTACACAAAAAGTGgttgaaatttatattttataatcaaatgaatttttaatttatttattagatGATAGAGTTTTATTGGCCGGAAATAAACTCTTAGGGgtgaatataaatattgttctCGGATTATCTAATCAATAACATAAATACTTAAATAGTCACAATtctcaaatatatacaatctcataaaaaggaaaacattATTAAATAGTTTTAGCTGAAAAATCTAGTGCAATCAAAAGTAAAACTGATCATAACGATCCCACGAGTCTGGGTTGTCAAATAACAAATCAGAATTAAAGTCAGCACTTTCACTGCCAGATGACGATGAAGGAGGATAAGAGCCTGATGGTGATGATAGATATTCTTCTATAACATCTTGACAATCTTGGTCATTACTGGTTATCTCACGGTACTGATCTATAGCTTGCTCTTTGATGATATCTTCTTCATGCTTAACCGATAAGGAGAAACCGTTCGAGCGGCTTTCCTTCTCCTGATCCTGATCTTTTCCGAATCGGATCATTTGGGTACTTTTAAAGTCATCTAGGGGATCTTGTCCGGCAATAAAAATGGCATCTAGATTATGTTCGGTTTTGCAAGTGTGGTGGCCAAAGTAAGTGGTTCGGTAAACCGGAGGATTGTCTTTGATCTTTTGTTCATGCTTTCTTGCTTCGCAGTTATGATCTTTGTTGTAAGAACATCTATAGTAACTCCTGTTACCATCATCATACACCAATTAGTATGAGTGATCGGGATAGAAataattatgatgaaatatgATTAGCTATACTATTTCTTACCTTTGgtgattagatttttttatactCTTTTGACCATATTTCCTCCAAAGATACCCGTCGTAGTAAATCGGATCCGGTGAATCGTCCCTCCAATTCTCACTTGAATTTGTACTATCAATCTTTCTGCAAACATGagtattatcaaaatattagcattaaaatcaacatatactcctaagaaaaaaaatacttatattAAGAATTGTGGTTTcatttggaaaaacaaaaacaaactcaaaaaagaaaacaaactcatAAGTGTATACCTTTTCTTGGAGGGGCTCCCctgtggaggaggagaagaatcCCTAGAAGATAAATCAGAAAACTGATCATCTTCGGTTTCTGGTTTAGCAGATAAGATTGAAATGGCATTGGAAAAACTTTCAACGATCGATTTAGCAAGATCATAACTTGAAAGCGGTCCACCATCAGCCATTGGATGGTTGAGCCGCCTCTTCAACCGCATGGCGCAGCTATGGCCATAACGGATAGCTTGCACCGCCTTTTCGTGTGGGGAGTTCATTTCCATAGAGTATAGTGaacttgtgtgtgtgtgtatgtgtttcttgtttgttttctttttctcaagtCTCTTCTCTGTGCTATAAACTTTTGAACGGATAGGGAGATCAGAATTTATAGGACTAGTCGTACATACACGTTCCCAAATGACTTTGCCAATTTGGGtttaccaaatataatttacatacACTAGgttatattttaagaagccaatgataaattataatttcGATATAGGACATGTGCTCTGCTAGACTTATATGCGTGAATCTAAataaagagagacaaaaagatAGATTAGGTGTTGACATTAGCATATGATCTGTCATGATGTATAGGAAACagagtttattttatataccTTTCCCAGTACGCGGCTCACTTAATTATATACAAtctgtttttaattgtttCAGAATTTATCTGTTTCTCTTATTACACTAATCTACGCGGTTCGCTTAataattaaagattaaaaattaaaaactactCCTTTCAGAACACTAAAAGGTTTCAAGATAGGAGGAATCTAATAGAAAACTGTGTTCTACAAAGTCAGATATATTAGAGAGAGATATGAGCTATGATAAACCCCAAATTAgcaatgattttaaaattttcttttgtaatctttCCATTTCAATATGTGTcgcaattttttttattttttttttgaaaatatatagcAGATGAAATTTAAGAATAAATTTGTTTgcttaattttgttgattgtatatcgttaaatattttttatttaatattttgataggtggttttaattataatttatacgGTAACTAATAATATAgagttttgaaaataatatattttacgttcatatgacaaaaaaaaacaaatgtatgtAATAGATTGGatgttcacaaaaaaaaaaagtataacaTATTTTACACGTCCATCGCAATGTTTACCTCATCAAAGATGAAACGTGtacaaataatgtttttttgctCAATATAATAAGCTTCGAACACATATGATATGatcaattcatttttttgtaatgaaaataCTCCACTAGTCGTGGATATCTTTAATGGTAaaattatctaattttttggtgagttttggttcagattttaaataaaaatgtaagtaTTTAGACCAGACAAAAGATAATTATTAGGTAATAGAATAACATTAACAAGTAAGATCTAGACAATTTTTCAACGcttaaagagagaaataatTGCGATGTAGCTGGCGAGTGGCGACTAATGCACCAATGAAAACGGCATTAGTTTCGTCGGACACTCGACGTCAGCCCCATGACGTAGTTTTTGTTGAAGGGGCTGATTCAGCAGATTGACGTCAGAACGAAGCAGCAATGttgattatattatatactaaCAACAACTAGTCAACTATGCCGTGATGTGAGATTCATTCGTTGGCTACTCGGtccatattttaatttaatctaaaattttaagaatttataattaataagCTTTGCAAAAGATAACTGGTAATCTTGAATCCTTTTTCTTTAGGTAAACTTGAATcttatatgaaagaaaaattagtaattacaTTTTAAGCGGataaaatgatataatataCGTACAAAAGcttgttttgaatatatagtATAATCTGAAAGCTAACCAATCCAAGTTATacaatcatattttaaaactaatagATGGTCAATCCAAAACAATTTATCCTTATCAGATTGTATACATCGATGGTATTTTCAGGCCATGAATTAACACCATTCATGAAACTATACAACAAATTACAAAGTTTGTAAAGAATGTTAAGTTCTATCTACCCATCAATTTAACAACCCTATCTTCTTCTGCGGGTGGTTAATGTAAATTGATAGATATCAACACataagagatatatatatatatatatatatatatatatatatatataaactttcgCACGTGACTTTGATCTGATCTGTGAAACGTTGCCCACATgtattttgttcttgttattAGCAAATTGTTAAATATTGTATAGGTATTAGTACTATATTGAGTAAGGGGTCACATATGTACAAGTCAAGCAAAGCTATGGGTCAAGTCACATTATTTTATGGTGCGAAAGGAAAGTGAATGTGAACATGACTTACATGACAATAATGGtgatacatttttttaataattttatttattagcTAATTAAACCAAGTAGTTGGAACGTAGCTTCCATGTCTTCTTTAATCTGACGACGACTTCAACAAAATTCCCCATTTTCAATAATCCTACAGAACTTTAAAACTTATCTTTATATTAACTTCTTCAGGACTTTTCAATTCAAGATATTTATCTTTGGATTCGTGCTTCCAGCTTTAGtcaaatatatacttttgacGTCCTGATTTTtccaaataaggaaaaaaaagatccaTCGTGCTTGCTCGTGATCTTACATTTTTCCTACTTAACTAATAGATGACCTCCCCAACTTAAATTTCTTAACCACATTTATCTATACAAAAGGACAGGCTACATcctagaaagaaaataattagcAACAACATTGAGACAATATATCgctttttggttatataattAAGGATTTTATTAGACCAGGATGACAGGAAATTGTTTCGCCCTTTCAATAAGGCCATTTGAAATGCTTGAACTTTGTTATAATCGGAGTCGGTTATTGATAGTCAATTTTTGCAAATGAAGACTCAGGTTGAGTGAACTCAAAACTAACTAAGGATAGTTAGTGGACTACGGTTTCCTTGAACCACCTTTCAACAGacttgtagaaaaaaaaacacatgatcCAGCTACCTTCTTTTTCATTGTGGGTTTGTAAAATGCAAAGTagcaaaacatttttctaatgaaaaaacaaatgggcTGGAAAGTATAGTTGTCACAACTCAAAATTAAGTAAGCCCAACAAAATAAAGACCTATTAGTCATTGTTCTTTTAATGACTTCTAAAGGTTATcgttgtttttatatataacaaaaatataccTCGTATCATGACAGTACAGTAGGTCGGAACGGCCACCCGATCAACTCTTGAAGACGAAGACATAGGCATCGAAACACTCTGATCTCATCCAGAAGACCTATCTCACAACTTGGCTCTATAGTTTGCAACGCACATACCAGTTTTTATTACCCTCTTGATAGTTTATCCtctaatcaacaaaaaagtCATGGCAAATATGTTAatactttgacaaaaaataaacaataagtTACCACACATGGTTAACACATTGAAAATAAGTTTTATACATACAGATAAAAATGGTGGAAAACTATGAAATTTACCACataatcaatttcttttaacCACATTCCATTTGAAATCTCGAAAAAATAGTACCAATAATGTTAGGCATCGGGTCGATATAATGTCATTTTCAGTGGGAATTATTTAAGAGCATGGCCACATGCATGCTGCTTTAATCATATCTTTAAAAGggaaataatgaagaaaataaaattgatggGTCCAAGTTTCATATGACTGGAGAAGAATGAAGGAGTGCAAGAAGGatcatagaaaataaatagtatgGCTGAATCAAACTTTTTTGTAAAAGGGGTTCACAAAAGATGTTGAGCTGACACATATCCATGCACcatgtttttctttccattgGATTTTTTATGTCTCTCAGATCTTGTtcacataaaagaaaagatttttatACCTTTGATTAATTAGGGTTGAGTGATTAGCATATTCAAAtctaactctttttttttataagaatgtAAATCTTCATTTTACAATGAAAAGTTGTTACACAATTAAGCATCACATGCcaaaaaaggattaaaaaaatatggaagCACACCACCTTCTTGCACCAAATCATCAAGGCAACCATTGCTAATGGTAGAAGACATCATGATGCAAGACAAAAATGTTTCCCTAAAATGAATCTAActtgaaatgaaagaaattaacTACCAGGTCAACTGAATCCActttggtatgatttcagtttGGTTCTGTCAAATCAGggaaaattgatttgaattgtaaaaaccttaaaataGGATTAGTTACTCCTGTAGTTTCCTTTGGATCAATATATTCTATTGAATTTATTCACGTTTTTGGTCGAggaaaatgttaattaatccaaaattttccatcattttgattttgatataagTATAACTACCTCATTTTATTATAGGCCAGTTAATTTTATAAGACGAAATCCGCCCACCCGTTAAAGATTGATATAATCATATCGATTTGATCGAGTACATGCATGAATATGGAGAAAATtacaacaaaccaaacaaatgtGAGGTTATTTTCAGTTCTTGTGGGTACACATTGTAGGGCAACTCAAATGGGACTTGAGAGTACCTGAATGaatcatttctcttcttcacatACAtactataagaaaataaataataccaTCACCGTGAGCAATATTTATGTCGCCATAATCTTTAATATGtttccaaataaattaaagataacAATACATGGTGATAGACAACGATGGAAGTATGAAACCAACCTATCACGtgctaatttttttgtcaccATCGATAAGAGAGATTAACAGTACTAATTTTCTAATGGTAAGAGCTTACCTCAAGATTA includes:
- a CDS encoding transmembrane protein, putative (DUF247) (Plant protein of unknown function (DUF247); CONTAINS InterPro DOMAIN/s: Protein of unknown function DUF247, plant (InterPro:IPR004158); BEST Arabidopsis thaliana protein match is: Plant protein of unknown function (DUF247) (TAIR:AT5G22550.2); Has 1308 Blast hits to 1049 proteins in 41 species: Archae - 0; Bacteria - 4; Metazoa - 9; Fungi - 2; Plants - 1267; Viruses - 12; Other Eukaryotes - 14 (source: NCBI BLink).) gives rise to the protein MRAMYLPKQHTGGSTTISGEDDCIVQIRRVDEDSKILLRNSAAHQSCCIFRIPHTLVQSNDTAYKPKIVSIGPYHHDHGKADKVDKADKADKARFKMIQQHKQRYLDIFLSKTTKKGVGIEDLQNVVWKKEHLIRDSYSEELQLNQVELIDLMVLDGCFILMLFLLVSRKVPHKAFEDPIFMLRWILPTLRSDLLLLENQVPLFLLRDLFNTTKLATKTSLNEMIFNFFGYSIKRPQKFWDERMNLDASHLLDLIRKTFVPSQPKKAEGERWTNMFCGSRCFNMLSPWKNKVQRETSTPPPIETKTPPLPPPPPTLTQPHPKPLTPPPRRFLKLVVSARKLRLRGIKFQQKKKFETPLDITLKNGVLKIPPLLFDDFFSSLLINCVAFEQFNVQGTTEMTSYVTFMGCLINTADDATFLSEKGIIENYFGTGEQLSVFFKNTGKDISFTISKSYLANVFEGVNKYTSQGYHVHWAGVKYTYFKSPWTFLSSFAALVLILLTIFQAFFAGYAYFRPPK
- the WRKY38 gene encoding WRKY DNA-binding protein 38 (WRKY DNA-binding protein 38 (WRKY38); CONTAINS InterPro DOMAIN/s: DNA-binding WRKY (InterPro:IPR003657); BEST Arabidopsis thaliana protein match is: WRKY DNA-binding protein 62 (TAIR:AT5G01900.1); Has 3118 Blast hits to 2692 proteins in 112 species: Archae - 0; Bacteria - 0; Metazoa - 0; Fungi - 0; Plants - 3102; Viruses - 0; Other Eukaryotes - 16 (source: NCBI BLink).) is translated as MEMNSPHEKAVQAIRYGHSCAMRLKRRLNHPMADGGPLSSYDLAKSIVESFSNAISILSAKPETEDDQFSDLSSRDSSPPPQGSPSKKRKIDSTNSSENWRDDSPDPIYYDGYLWRKYGQKSIKKSNHQRSYYRCSYNKDHNCEARKHEQKIKDNPPVYRTTYFGHHTCKTEHNLDAIFIAGQDPLDDFKSTQMIRFGKDQDQEKESRSNGFSLSVKHEEDIIKEQAIDQYREITSNDQDCQDVIEEYLSSPSGSYPPSSSSGSESADFNSDLLFDNPDSWDRYDQFYF